From the Ipomoea triloba cultivar NCNSP0323 chromosome 8, ASM357664v1 genome, the window tggtGATGAACTCAACGTCCACGTGCTCACGCCACTCGagttgaatgcatatatataaaccaGTAAAGTTACCTACACTACACAGTATCATCCAGTGCTTTACTTATTAATAAGTATCTATGTAGCTTTTAGTATAGATTTACGTACTAACCCACTTTAATCCTGCCAGCCCAGCCCCACTCATTGAATTTGATGATGCTTTAGATTTGCGCAAGTCACGGACTTCAGCATAAACGAGATCAATATTCAACACACAATAGTAAAACactttttcttttcactatGATATATATGTGCAAATAATGTCAACAAACACGACGACCAACTTAAGTTTACTTCACAAAAGTCTCCATCTCCATCAtcaatacaaattattattattgtagtgGCAGCCAGCGGTGTTACACAACCATTTTCCTGGGGCCAGCAGCTAGCTGGATGTTCTAGCTTAGATCCAATATGCACTGTATTAATAGCTATagcttcaattcaattcccAACAGATGGCCATCATATCGGATGGATTACACTACACATATACTCTTTGTCATGTACGTGAAGATGAATTGCAGTGGGCGCACCTTTACTTTACTTTCTTGTCCATCATAAATCACAATACAGATTCTTATTAGCTTGCCCCCATCTATCATTCCCATCCCCATACCATACACATCCAAATTAAAGCACCACCGCCGGTGGTCCATCCACTTTCACTATTACTATACACCATTATAATAACTACCAATTCAATGCAAAAccaactaacaaataatactagGTTAGGTTTCATACTTTCAAATGTCTAATTTTAACTTATACTCTCTTTCCTTGTAACTTCGACAGACTATtcaaacttaaaaagtgtgcttgTAAGATTCGTGTGCATAATTGATGGTATAAATACTCAAAAAGATACGATCTCGACACAAGCTAAGACTATCGGTTATGAAAAGACATTGTTTGATATTTAAGCTTTGTGGACTAGGGCCCACATAGCATTGTGGATCCCAAATCAAAAAGACATTGTTTGATATTTAAGCTTTAACATATTTCATAGCTTCTCCTTTCTCATGtttcaacacaaattttaatttattataagtacaaaattcataggcttaaggtacataattacGTAACATGAGATACAAAAATGtataacacaagatacatatatatgttttatattttacttaCTCTCATATCTAATTTACGTAAATAATTTATGTCCTATAgccacataatttcataatacaagacataaatttataaaataaggCACACAATATGTTTAGTGTCATACAACAATTAATCCATTTCAAGTACAGGATTGTGTAACATGAGGTACAGAAACGAATAACActagatacatatacatattttctattttacttaTTATCATATCTGATTTATGTcttataggcacataatttcataatacaagacataaattcataaaataagacacaatatattttgtattatacaACTACTAATCAAATTTAGGTACAGAATCTTTACGCTTAACGTACATAATTGCGTAACATGAGGTACAAAAGCGCATAACATGAGAATGAcgagatacataaacatgttttacagtattttttttttttaaaaaaaaaaaagaagaaaaaacctCTGTAACTCAAACTGAACAACAAACAATCaccattaaaattaaagttcaagACAACGTCGTATAGAACcagggtccacggtataacgattgacAAAGTATGCAATGGATGGACCATttaattgaaaatgaatttgcAGCCCAataaaattactttaattaGACTTAAAACCCAATAATTAATCTGATTAATTTTCCTACCTTCTATAGACTTTAAAAACAGATTAGGGCGGGGGGAGATGAGATGGAAAATTGGCAGCCACATAATATTAGTTATCAAGTAGGCATATTCATACATTGATGGATGAGAGGAGAATGGAGCTGAGGAAAGAGCACCAACACCGCTAATCTTCCTTCAATGGCTTTCGCTGCCAGCCGCCAATAACATCCTGCTTTTTCTCTTCCAATCACACCAGAATTGAAGCAGATGAGCTGCTGATGCAgcttgctattattattatctggTAAATATGAATACtggtaatattaatattattattcccCCTTCTTCTCCAAGGCTACCCAATTCCTTAATTCCGCCGCATAATACCAGTCATACTCCTCCACAATATTCCAAAAAGAAGACCAGTAATGGCAGTTTTCAATTGCTGAGCACCACCTCCAAATTGTCTGCCATTCAATGTAGTCAAAGCAGTGGCGGCGGCCTTTTGGCTGCGCCACCCACATCCCTCACAAacggtatgtatgtatgtatgtatgtatgtatgtatgtataataatGACATGATATGATTTCATACTCTATTATTACAGCACTGATCTGAGCACTGCACTTTATTTTGTGAGTAGGTTGGGCAGCGTTTGCAAATAAGGTGAGTGGTGAGTGGGATGGATTCGGAGCAGATTTCACGGAGCAAGGGAAGCCAATGGAGTTGCCGGAATCTGTTGTCCCTGAAGCCTACAGGGAGTGGGAAGTGAAGGTTTTTGATTGGCAGACTCAGTGCCCCACTCTCGCTCATCCCTCTAATTTCTCTTTCGACTACAAGTTGATTCGCCTGCTTCCTACCGTCGGCTGCGAAGCCGACGCAGCCACAAGGTACAGCGTCGACGAGAGGAGCATCACAACTTCTTCTTGTACTGCTTTTGCATATCATCCTACCACCGGATGCTATGTTGCTGCCTGGGCTGCTTCTACATTGGAGTTGGAATTGGAGCATTGCTTGATTGACCCTCGAGATAAAGAGTCTAGGGTTCGAATCATTCAAGTCCTCCGCTTATTACGTGGTAATGATGATTCTAACCCAACCCCGCTGCTGGAATTGAAGACTGTTAAGGTATTCCGCGAGCAGTGGTACGGCCCATTCCGTGACGGGGACCAGCTGGGTGGCTGCGCCATTAGAGACTCCGCATTTGCATCTACTCCACCTTTGGACGCTTCCCAGATCACTGGTGTTTGGGAAGGCCCCATAGCCACTGCCACCTTCCTTAACTCTCCTCCTAAGGTCCCTCTCTTCAACCacatcaaatcaaatcatgttCTCTATTACTCTAAATACGATTTATATGACTAGTTACTACAGtatatatatcaatctcttaTACCTAGTGTATTTCTTCATTCATTCCTCTTCCTCGCAGAATGTTGACATCCAAGAAGTCAATGAGGGCTCAACAATGGTTACAGTTCGAGACAAAGCAGCCAATCTGGTATTGCTCCCAAAGCAACTTTGGTGCTGCTTAAAGGACACCGAGATTAGCGGGGAAACTTGCTGTGAAGCCGGATGGCTGTTGGATAAAGGAAGCGCCATCACCTCCAACTGCATCTTGTCTAAAACAGGGGACTTGAAGGCAAGTACTCTACTAAGCAATCcctttgttattttatttacttactACTGCTAGTACAGTACCTACAATTAATTAAAGTGCTCGCTCCCATTCTTACTTATATTCACTTGTTTtggttaataattaaattttcagcAAGTTGCAATAGCGTATCAACATGCAACTCCAGAATCAGTACCACAGTAACATGGCAAACAAGTTGCAGTAATTCAATACATCTCATGCTGTGGCCCTAGCTTGGATGCACATACAAACTTGCTCGCTTTTCATTTCTTTGAGTTTTCCTTTCTTGCATACCATATAGTTTAGAATGGAATGCAACATCAAAATCACTGGTTGAttggtatgtatatatgaatgcATGTATGACTGAAATACTTACTTAGTATGATGAACAAAGAAAAGAACAAGGGGGTGGGGCAAAGCATATTACAGCAAGTAAACTAAGAGTGCgtgcaaaataatttaaaggTCAATATCTTCAATGCTGCAGAAGGTGACAATTTAATACCTTAAAAGTAGCTGAAACAATTTCTTTCATACACTGGATGGAGTCTACAAAGTTTACAACAATTTCTGCAGGCATATGGCAACTCAAGGGAAAGCATGCGCGCATAACAAAAGCTCTGCTGCATCATCATCTGCCATCAATCCTGTACACCCTACAAAACACCCACCAATAAAAACCATAATTGAATCTTGCTCTTGTGCTTAAAGTGATCTAATCTTTCAGCCAAAGGGCAcaattaattttcttcttcatatacgtggcaaagaaagtttgatcaattattaattcaagatttttttatttttgcaaaagTACCTATAGATGACGTGTCTTTTCAAAAGCTAATGAGCTCCTGGTGCATCTCTCATACTGATATTCACACTGTTTCGCATAGTTCGTCTTCCAATACCTGCATTTCCTTTTGTCATCATAGCAACAAACTCCCCATAATCAATCCGCCCATCCTGGGAAACAAGACCCACCAAAAAGCCAATGTAAGAAAGTATAGAAGAATCGGATACAAGGGAGTAAGTTGTTAGTCCAGAAATCAAGACAACATTTGTAGATATAATTCATGCAGAGAGAATTGTCACATTTAGAATTAGAATACATAGCATGATCATAAAACAGTGAAGAACCATTTTTAGAATATATTTTctcaagtaattaaattatttaaatgaaaGTGACTAATGCCCCTGCACCAATAGGGGAATCAGAGAGCAGTGATAGTCACTTCAGTTAtgcatattatataataataaatcaggTGCAAAGAATACACAGctttaaaaattgttaatacTCCAACTTAACTTACATTATCTTGATCCACTTCTCTGATTATATCTTCAAAGAAAACATCTGTCATGTTATGTTCTACACAAGCTTGCTGGAGCTCATCAACTGTAATATAACCACTTCCATCCTTGTCAAAATATTGAAATGCTGCAACAAGATGTTCTTCACGTTCTAATTTGTTAAGGTGAATTGTCGCTGCTACGAATTCTCCATAATCTATGGTTCCACTGTTATCCACATCAGCCTGTCAAATTTTAGAAATACTTCAGCCAATTTTATGACTCAAATGATCTTAAAGGAATCTTCAGCACAGAAAGGATCAAAGTGGTCTGTCTGGGCAATAATCAAAAGTGCAACAAAAACCTTTTAAAAGTGCACAATATGATCGTTGTAAGTGCACAAGTTCGTATGTTCACATCTGGGCGCAGTTTTTAATTTGATCCGTTACCTATGTTCACATCTGAGTGCACAGTTGCACAGTTGGtgaaatctaaaccattgatctcaagcattcaatgGCCCAGATCTGTCTACACGGACTCATGGGAAAGGATGGACtcatgagtatatatatatatatatatatatatatatatatatatatatatatatatatatatatatatatagggacggTTTCAAGTGAAAAGGAAGCCGCAGGTGAAACGTGCGGTTGCATCTGAGCCATTCATCAactcatctttaaaaaaaaaaatttgccacATGCGAtccacaacaatgtgcactggaaggcacaacaatgtgctctggaaggcataacaatgtgcactggaaggtaAAAATGTGCACGGTAAAGCACAAaaatatgcaacaactattgaaaatactaaatttaatacatgATCTTCACCACGAATCATAAAAGATCATaatattcaactaaaattagtaattagtgagtCATTCGATATCAAATGctctttaaatatatatatatatatatatatatatatatataacacctaAGATCTTAAAGGTTgaaggcataacaatgtgctctggaagaagggacaatgtgcactagaactCTAGAAAGGCAAAAATGTGCACGGTAAGtagaaaaatattaaacaactattgaaaatactaaatttaatgcatgattttcaacacaaatcataaaatatcacaatattcaactaaaattagtaaCTAGTGATTCATTCATGATCAAATGctctttaaatatatatatatatatatatataacacatatgatccaaaaattggaaggcacaacaatatgcactgcaaggcacaacaatgtgctatggaagaagggaaaaagtgctcccaaaaaaaattaacttacacaaaattaccataataccactgcgttttttttttaaaattgtttcatTCTGAACATTGATCTGAACTGAATCAAGGGATGAGATTAcatcttatttctcacctaaggtttctttttcacttgatctgttgtctatatatatatatatatatatatatatataatttctttcaGATCCCCATTCCAAACCATTGAGTATCATTTTTCTTACAAGACTTAGCATTCAAAAGCAATAAAGGTCCCTGGATGACCTCACTCTTAATCTAATAAGAGTTTCGTCTCCTTCATTCATGAGCTGCAAATGACAGTTCAACATCACCCCAATAAGCCAGGGCATAGATTGTCCTCCAACAAAGGAACCTAGATGCCACCACTTAAGACTTGAAAAACCGGAGGTCAGCtttatttatataatgtatttattttttgttatttcccTGTTGTTCATAGGTTCCTAGCCATAATGCACTTAATCAACATTCTGAAGGAGTGAACTTTGAAGACTCAAGCTTACAGTTGagtttaattttaccaaaatgtAGGGTTTAAACATTCGCATATCCTATTGTATCAAGAACACCAAGAATGGAGTGTCTGACATGcatgccaattttttttttcctgttttatttatttaatttatttttttgttgtgttgACATGAGTTTGGCCACACTGCATATCCACCTAAACTGCCATTTCAGGCTGTATAGGTCCTCAGACGATCGATCAGGTTATAACTTGCCAGAGATGTATGAGAAAGATTTCTAAAAAATACTGTTACCATAAAATTGTCTTACCGCATCCATTAGTTCTCGTATTTCTGTATCCTTTAAAGTAGACCCATATTTTCTTAAACCAGCTTTGAGTTCATCAAATGTAATTGCACCACTATTATCAGTATCCATGGCCTTAAACATCTCCCTTAAACCAGCAATCTCCTCTTCTGATAGGCTTTCTGCTATTACCTAGAACAAGCGCGTAAGTGCATAACTAAACTTCAGTGTTTGCATTGTTTGATAATATCTTGCCCTCAAACAAGGTTATCatttcaaatatttgattttattgaaGAATCTTCGAAGTCGGGGGAAGAAAAAAACTAATTGCATGTACTAACTTTTGATACGTACCCGTAAGGCCATCTTCTTCAACTTGTTCATAGCTGAAAACTGTTTAAGGCGAGAAAGTACAGCTGGATCCAATGCTCTATCAGGAGCAACACCATTCTCACAAATCCAAGGGTGGCCTATGGAagtatacaaatttaattttaaaataaaaataaaaatgatgatgatgatgataacaacaatactaataataatattgaaatctggTCCATTTTGAGGCAAGCGAAATTAACTCCCTATAGTTTCATAATCGACAATTAATGTAAGTTCCTTCACAGTTTCACTTCAAACCTTAAAAACCTCCCTTGCAACTTCTGTATTAAAGTGGCAAGGTTGAATAAAACCGCTAGGTAAGTCCAAATAGGAAATCTTGATAATGTGTTCCATCTACCATTATGTCATTGTGGGGAAAAGGATTCACCAACAACTGCTATCAACCAATCACTGACCAACCACAGTCCACCATGCAACTCAATCAGACCCAATAGATGGACCATTGAGCACTAGCAAACAGAACTTCAGTATAGACTATCAAAAAGTATGCAATGGCCCTAATGCAACTAAGGTATATCACATATGATTCTCTTTTTCAAAGATCTCGAAAAGAATGCTCACGCATATACGAATATACAGGAGTGGCTTAATGCAGCTCTTTAAAAAATGTATTCATGTTAAATTAACAAATAGAGTAGTAGTCAATTAGAGAGAAACATACATAATACTTCATGGGCAGTTAAGCGCTCAGAAGGCTGCATGCACAACATCTTCCGGATTAGATCCTTTGCACTGTTTGAAATTATGGGCCAAGGATCTGATTCAAAATCAATGTCACCTTTCAAAACTGCATCGAATATCCCTTGCTGTGTTTCTGAAAAAGATATGCAGTAAGTTACAGTACAcggaaaataaagaataatattcctatactacataatattattacacATACCAGCCCAAAAGGGCGGCACACCGCTTAACAGTATATAAAGTATGACCCCTGCTGTCCACACATCTGCTTCTGGACCGTAATTCTTCGTAAGCACCTCAGGAGCAACATAATATGGGCTTCCAACAACATCAGTGAAAATTTGGCCTGAAACATTAAGAATACGGCAttaaaaccaaattaaaactTAGGTGTTGTTTCTTCGATTGAAACCAACAGAAGAGAAAGCTTGCAGTGATAACAGATCAGTCATGTGAAAATCATCTAAGGAACACCACTGACACCATTCCACAATTAGGATCTATGATTTCTTGTAGTCATTATGACGATTCAATCTAAGATTGGGATTTCAGTCAAACAGAAGAAGTTTTCAAAGATAATAAGCCATTCATGAgacaataatcaaacaaatACCACTGGCACGGTGGCAACAAACCATGATTAGGATTTATGATGTTTGAAGTTATCAGATGCCAGTAATACATCAATCACAGGATATAAGCATATAGTGTGAAAACATAAATACAGGAAATAAGATGGAAAAAAGAATCAGAAATAAATAACCTGGATTGAAAAAAACCGAGAGTCCAAAATCAATTGCTTTAAGTGAGAAATCATCATCCTTGTTA encodes:
- the LOC116027783 gene encoding uncharacterized protein LOC116027783 → MNTGNINIIIPPSSPRLPNSLIPPHNTSHTPPQYSKKKTSNGSFQLLSTTSKLSAIQCSQSSGGGLLAAPPTSLTNGWAAFANKVSGEWDGFGADFTEQGKPMELPESVVPEAYREWEVKVFDWQTQCPTLAHPSNFSFDYKLIRLLPTVGCEADAATRYSVDERSITTSSCTAFAYHPTTGCYVAAWAASTLELELEHCLIDPRDKESRVRIIQVLRLLRGNDDSNPTPLLELKTVKVFREQWYGPFRDGDQLGGCAIRDSAFASTPPLDASQITGVWEGPIATATFLNSPPKNVDIQEVNEGSTMVTVRDKAANLVLLPKQLWCCLKDTEISGETCCEAGWLLDKGSAITSNCILSKTGDLKQVAIAYQHATPESVPQ
- the LOC116027782 gene encoding calcium-dependent protein kinase 5-like, producing MGNTCRGFLGGKNFQGYAKPQDHSISKRNPSSGHSDSSANYTSPTSLTSSQNKDLTGDTQPNPKQDQHLSIISAKRDSIMNRSTNNQAYYVLGHKTANIRDLYTLGRKLGQGQFGTTFLCTEISTGIEYACKSISKRKLISKEDVEDVRREIQIMHHLAGHKNIVSIKGAYEDPLYVHIVMELCSGGELFDRIIHRGHYSERKAAELTKIIVGVVEACHSLGVMHRDLKPENFLLVNKDDDFSLKAIDFGLSVFFNPGQIFTDVVGSPYYVAPEVLTKNYGPEADVWTAGVILYILLSGVPPFWAETQQGIFDAVLKGDIDFESDPWPIISNSAKDLIRKMLCMQPSERLTAHEVLCHPWICENGVAPDRALDPAVLSRLKQFSAMNKLKKMALRVIAESLSEEEIAGLREMFKAMDTDNSGAITFDELKAGLRKYGSTLKDTEIRELMDAADVDNSGTIDYGEFVAATIHLNKLEREEHLVAAFQYFDKDGSGYITVDELQQACVEHNMTDVFFEDIIREVDQDNDGRIDYGEFVAMMTKGNAGIGRRTMRNSVNISMRDAPGAH